One genomic window of Actinoplanes lobatus includes the following:
- a CDS encoding pyridoxal phosphate-dependent aminotransferase: MTSDPLVARMRPFGTTIFTEMSALAARTGAVNLGQGFPDTDGPAEMLAAAAEALAGGANQYPPLAGIPVLRSAIAAHEQRFWGLTRDPDGEVAVTAGATEAIAAAILALCEPGDEVVCFEPYYDSYAASITLAGAVRRPVTLRPGPEGRYEFDPDELRGAFGPRTRLVLLNSPHNPTGKVFTPAELELVAGLCREHDVFAVTDEVYEHLVFPDAAAPHVPLATLPGMLERTLRISSAGKTFSCTGWKVGWATGPARLVSAMLRVKQFLTFVNGAPLQPAVAVALNLPDSYFTDFTAGLRDRRDRLVAGLSDAGLAVLPSEGTYFVTADIRPLGGEDGIEFCRALPGRSGVVAVPTQVFYDHREAGRHLIRFAFCKRPEVIDEAVRRLKG, translated from the coding sequence TTGACGTCCGACCCGCTGGTCGCACGGATGCGCCCGTTCGGCACGACGATCTTCACCGAGATGTCGGCGCTGGCCGCCCGTACCGGCGCGGTCAACCTGGGCCAGGGCTTCCCGGACACCGACGGCCCCGCGGAGATGCTGGCCGCGGCCGCCGAGGCCCTGGCCGGCGGCGCCAATCAGTACCCTCCGCTCGCCGGCATCCCGGTGCTGCGGTCCGCCATCGCCGCCCACGAGCAGCGGTTCTGGGGCCTGACCCGGGATCCGGACGGCGAGGTCGCCGTCACGGCGGGCGCCACCGAGGCGATCGCGGCGGCGATCCTGGCGCTCTGCGAGCCGGGCGACGAGGTGGTGTGCTTCGAGCCGTACTACGACTCGTACGCCGCCTCGATCACCCTGGCCGGCGCGGTCCGCCGCCCGGTCACGCTGCGTCCCGGCCCGGAGGGGCGGTATGAGTTCGACCCCGATGAACTGCGCGGGGCGTTCGGTCCCCGGACCCGCCTGGTGCTGCTGAACTCGCCGCACAACCCGACCGGCAAGGTGTTCACCCCGGCCGAGCTGGAGCTGGTCGCCGGCCTGTGCCGGGAGCACGACGTGTTCGCGGTCACCGACGAGGTCTACGAGCATCTCGTCTTCCCGGACGCCGCGGCGCCGCACGTCCCGCTCGCCACCCTGCCCGGCATGCTCGAGCGGACCCTGCGGATCTCCTCGGCCGGCAAGACCTTCTCCTGCACCGGGTGGAAGGTCGGCTGGGCCACCGGCCCGGCCCGCCTGGTCTCCGCGATGCTGCGCGTCAAGCAGTTCCTGACGTTCGTCAACGGGGCGCCGCTGCAACCGGCGGTGGCTGTGGCGCTGAACCTCCCGGACTCCTACTTCACCGATTTCACGGCCGGCCTGCGGGACCGGCGGGACCGTCTGGTCGCCGGGCTGTCCGATGCGGGCCTGGCCGTGCTGCCGTCCGAGGGCACCTATTTCGTGACCGCCGACATCCGCCCGCTGGGCGGGGAGGACGGCATCGAGTTCTGCCGTGCCCTACCCGGCCGCAGCGGGGTGGTTGCGGTGCCGACCCAGGTCTTCTACGACCATCGGGAAGCGGGCCGGCACCTCATCCGTTTCGCCTTCTGCAAACGCCCCGAGGTGATCGACGAGGCGGTTCGCAGGCTCAAGGGCTAG